In Methylobacterium aquaticum, the following are encoded in one genomic region:
- a CDS encoding DUF2336 domain-containing protein: MIVRQFLLWTQHESAGRRAEAAASLARAYLYAKLDPAARWEAKTAITALLDDPSPLVRRALAEACANAAEAPRTLVVALAQDRPDIAGLVLARSPVLSDADLVDCAAVGDEAGRIAIAGRPYLSAMLCGALAEIAGVAALRALAANPGAEITRGSLLRMVERHGDDASLREALLARADLPVDVRQAVTARLASALSAFVTGCGWLSPERSERVTREARERATLGLAEASDRADLRRLVAYLRGAGQLTAGLILRALLSGRMAFTEAALTDLSGLSHERVAGLLHDPRGSGMTALYRRAGLPPALEPAFTAAMSAWHEEASGFSESGAAGLSRRMIERAVTACERLPFADAHAIVALLNRFDAEAARDEARVLARALVSEAATDTVSETVPDTIPAGLIDSYRRDRPRLAA, encoded by the coding sequence ATGATCGTCCGCCAGTTCCTGCTCTGGACGCAGCACGAATCCGCCGGAAGGCGGGCCGAGGCGGCCGCGTCGCTCGCCCGGGCCTATCTCTACGCCAAGCTCGACCCGGCGGCCCGCTGGGAGGCCAAGACCGCGATCACGGCGCTCCTCGACGATCCCTCGCCCCTGGTGCGGCGGGCGCTCGCCGAGGCCTGCGCCAATGCCGCGGAGGCGCCCCGGACCCTGGTGGTGGCTCTCGCCCAGGACCGGCCGGACATCGCCGGGCTGGTGCTGGCGCGCTCGCCGGTCCTGTCCGACGCCGATCTCGTCGATTGCGCCGCCGTCGGCGACGAGGCGGGGCGGATCGCCATCGCGGGTCGTCCCTACCTCTCGGCGATGCTGTGCGGCGCGCTGGCCGAGATCGCCGGGGTCGCGGCCCTGCGGGCGCTCGCCGCCAATCCGGGGGCCGAGATCACCCGCGGCAGCCTCCTGCGGATGGTCGAGCGCCACGGCGACGACGCCTCCTTGCGCGAGGCGCTGCTCGCCCGGGCCGACCTGCCCGTCGACGTGCGCCAGGCGGTGACCGCCCGCCTCGCCAGCGCGCTCTCGGCCTTCGTGACCGGCTGCGGCTGGCTCTCGCCGGAGCGCAGCGAGCGGGTGACCCGCGAGGCGCGGGAACGCGCGACCCTCGGGCTCGCCGAGGCCTCGGACCGCGCCGACCTGCGCCGCCTCGTCGCCTACTTGCGCGGGGCGGGCCAGCTCACCGCCGGGCTGATCCTGCGGGCGCTGCTGTCGGGCCGGATGGCCTTCACGGAGGCGGCCCTGACCGATCTCTCAGGCTTGTCCCACGAGCGGGTGGCCGGGCTCCTGCACGATCCGCGCGGCAGCGGCATGACGGCGCTCTACCGCCGGGCCGGCCTGCCGCCGGCCCTGGAGCCCGCCTTCACGGCGGCGATGTCGGCCTGGCACGAGGAGGCGAGCGGCTTCTCCGAGAGCGGCGCCGCCGGCCTGTCGCGGCGGATGATCGAGCGCGCGGTCACCGCCTGCGAGCGGCTGCCCTTCGCCGACGCCCACGCCATCGTCGCCCTGCTCAACCGCTTCGACGCCGAGGCGGCCCGCGACGAGGCCCGGGTGCTCGCCCGCGCCCTGGTGAGCGAGGCCGCGACCGACACGGTGAGCGAGACCGTGCCGGACACGATCCCCGCGGGCCTGATCGACAGCTATCGCCGGGACCGGCCGCGCCTCGCGGCCTGA
- the bioB gene encoding biotin synthase BioB — protein MSPDHQDGTVRHDWSVAEIEALHDLPLLELVGRANAVHRRHHDPNRIRKASLLSVKTGGCPEDCAYCPQSAHHRGVDLARDRLMDPNLVLAQAARAKAAGAERFCMGAAWRQVRDGAEFDAVVAMVEGVRALGMEACVTLGMLKAHQAARLAAAGLTAYNHNLDTGPDFYGRIVTTRRYEDRLDTLATVREAGIGLCCGGIVGMGEAVADRADMLRVLAGLTPHPESVPINALVPVEGTPLADRPRPDPLDLVRMVATARLVLPGSIVRLSAGRAQLGREAQILCFLAGANSVFSGDTLLTTPNAEQDDDAALFAALAPRTRMEARTAPS, from the coding sequence ATGAGCCCGGATCACCAGGACGGAACCGTCCGGCACGACTGGAGCGTGGCGGAGATCGAGGCCCTGCACGATCTGCCCCTTCTGGAACTGGTCGGGCGCGCCAACGCCGTCCACCGCCGCCACCACGATCCGAACCGGATCCGCAAGGCGAGCCTGCTGTCGGTGAAGACCGGCGGCTGCCCCGAGGATTGCGCCTATTGCCCGCAATCGGCGCATCACCGCGGGGTCGACCTCGCCCGCGACCGGCTGATGGATCCAAACCTCGTGCTGGCCCAGGCCGCCCGGGCCAAGGCGGCGGGGGCGGAGCGCTTCTGCATGGGCGCGGCCTGGCGCCAGGTGCGCGACGGGGCGGAGTTCGACGCGGTGGTGGCGATGGTCGAGGGCGTGCGCGCGCTCGGGATGGAGGCCTGCGTGACGCTCGGCATGCTGAAGGCCCACCAGGCCGCCCGCCTTGCCGCGGCCGGGCTGACGGCCTACAACCACAACCTCGATACCGGCCCGGATTTCTACGGGCGGATCGTGACCACGCGCCGCTACGAGGACCGGCTCGACACCCTGGCGACGGTGCGGGAGGCCGGCATCGGCCTGTGCTGCGGCGGCATCGTCGGCATGGGCGAGGCGGTGGCGGACCGGGCCGACATGCTCCGGGTGCTGGCGGGACTGACGCCGCATCCCGAGAGCGTGCCGATCAACGCCCTGGTGCCGGTCGAAGGGACGCCGCTCGCCGACCGGCCCCGCCCCGATCCTCTCGATCTCGTCCGCATGGTGGCGACGGCGCGCCTCGTCCTGCCGGGTTCGATCGTCCGCCTATCGGCCGGCCGCGCGCAGCTCGGGCGAGAGGCGCAGATCCTGTGCTTCCTCGCGGGGGCGAACTCGGTGTTTTCCGGCGACACCCTGCTGACGACCCCGAATGCCGAGCAGGACGACGATGCGGCCCTCTTCGCCGCCCTCGCGCCCCGGACACGCATGGAGGCCCGCACCGCTCCGTCATGA
- a CDS encoding biotin transporter BioY, whose translation MTTLVIGAAPLRAARTLAIVLSGVLLITLAAKVRIPFWPVPMTLHTLAVMALALAAGPRLAVASMLGYLAVGAAGLPVFSGTPERGIGLAYMAGPTGGYLAGYLVAAGLVGILAAGRGLLGRVAAMLAGLAVIDALGLAWLALFVPADRLVALGLAPFLLGDLVKIGLVAAGSCALPGLRRVFAR comes from the coding sequence ATGACCACCCTCGTCATCGGGGCTGCGCCCCTGCGCGCGGCCCGGACCCTGGCGATCGTCCTGTCGGGCGTGCTGCTGATCACGCTCGCGGCCAAGGTCCGGATCCCGTTCTGGCCGGTGCCGATGACGCTGCACACCCTCGCGGTCATGGCCCTCGCGCTCGCCGCCGGCCCGCGCCTCGCGGTCGCCAGCATGCTGGGCTACCTCGCGGTGGGCGCCGCCGGCCTGCCGGTCTTCTCCGGCACCCCGGAGCGCGGCATCGGCCTCGCCTACATGGCGGGACCGACCGGCGGCTACCTCGCGGGCTATCTCGTCGCCGCCGGGCTGGTCGGCATCCTCGCCGCCGGGCGCGGGCTCCTCGGCCGGGTCGCCGCGATGCTCGCCGGCCTTGCGGTGATCGATGCCCTCGGCCTCGCCTGGCTCGCCCTGTTCGTGCCCGCGGATCGCCTCGTCGCCCTCGGCCTCGCGCCGTTCCTCCTCGGCGACCTCGTCAAGATCGGCCTCGTCGCCGCCGGATCCTGCGCCCTGCCGGGCCTGCGCCGGGTCTTCGCCCGATGA
- a CDS encoding GntR family transcriptional regulator, translating to MTTAKDEPIALRISRALAERIISGALAAGARLRQDAVAEEFDASHVPVREAFRRLEAQGLVVSEPRRGVRVAGFSPEEVREVAEMRAALEVLALRHAAPHLTPAILDRAEDATRAGDRAAGDIQAWEEANRSFHRLILGPCGMPRLLRTIDDLQAASARFLFAGWRAEWEAPTDRDHRAILVALRGGDIDAAAAILARHVQWVGHRPAPGPSRRSA from the coding sequence ATGACAACAGCCAAAGACGAACCGATTGCCCTGCGGATCAGCCGGGCGCTCGCCGAGCGCATCATCTCCGGCGCCCTGGCGGCGGGCGCCCGGCTGCGGCAGGACGCCGTGGCGGAGGAGTTCGATGCCAGCCACGTGCCGGTGCGGGAGGCGTTTCGCCGTCTCGAGGCGCAGGGGCTGGTGGTGAGCGAGCCGCGGCGGGGCGTGCGGGTCGCGGGGTTCAGCCCGGAAGAGGTGCGCGAGGTCGCCGAGATGCGCGCCGCCCTCGAGGTACTGGCCCTGCGCCATGCCGCGCCGCACCTCACCCCGGCGATCCTCGACCGGGCCGAGGACGCGACCCGGGCCGGCGACCGGGCCGCCGGCGACATCCAGGCCTGGGAGGAGGCCAACCGGAGCTTCCACCGCCTCATCCTGGGGCCCTGCGGCATGCCGCGCCTGCTGCGGACGATCGACGACCTCCAGGCCGCCAGTGCCCGCTTCCTGTTCGCCGGATGGCGCGCGGAATGGGAGGCGCCGACCGATCGCGACCACCGGGCGATCCTCGTCGCCCTCCGGGGAGGCGACATCGACGCCGCCGCCGCCATCCTCGCCCGGCACGTCCAGTGGGTCGGGCATCGACCGGCCCCCGGCCCCAGCCGTCGCAGCGCCTGA
- a CDS encoding class I SAM-dependent methyltransferase — translation MSNGWEDSASAWIADMGEAGDFGRRHVLDAPMLARLRGRGYRRALDVGCGEGRFCRRMRDLGIAPVGIDPTDALLRQARARDPEGAYLPGRAEALPFADGAFDLVVSYLTLIDIPDVRAAIPEMARVLAPGGTLLIANLNGFATAGGWSRDEDGGQRYRIDDYLEERGEWAAWHGIRVRNWHRPLSLYMSLLLGEGLMLRQFDEPAPLGGDPAKAARYRRVPWFVTMEWEKPAG, via the coding sequence ATGAGCAACGGCTGGGAGGACTCGGCGTCCGCCTGGATCGCCGACATGGGGGAGGCGGGCGATTTCGGCCGCCGCCACGTGCTCGATGCGCCGATGCTGGCCCGGCTGCGGGGAAGGGGGTATCGCCGTGCCCTCGACGTCGGCTGCGGCGAGGGCCGTTTCTGCCGCCGGATGCGGGATCTCGGGATCGCCCCGGTCGGGATCGATCCGACCGATGCCCTGCTGCGCCAGGCTCGGGCCCGCGACCCGGAGGGCGCGTATCTCCCCGGCCGCGCCGAGGCGCTGCCCTTCGCGGACGGCGCCTTCGACCTCGTCGTCAGCTACCTGACGCTGATCGACATCCCGGACGTGCGCGCGGCGATCCCCGAGATGGCCCGGGTGCTGGCGCCCGGCGGGACGCTCCTGATCGCCAACCTCAACGGCTTTGCCACCGCTGGCGGCTGGAGCCGGGACGAGGACGGGGGCCAGCGGTACCGGATCGACGACTACCTGGAGGAGCGGGGGGAATGGGCCGCGTGGCACGGCATCCGCGTCCGCAACTGGCACCGGCCGCTCTCGCTCTACATGAGCCTGCTGCTCGGGGAGGGGCTGATGCTACGCCAATTCGACGAGCCGGCGCCGCTGGGCGGCGACCCGGCCAAGGCCGCCCGCTACCGGCGGGTGCCGTGGTTCGTGACGATGGAATGGGAGAAACCGGCGGGCTGA
- a CDS encoding ABC transporter ATP-binding protein, translated as MLDVSGLSAGYGQIEVLHGLTFTVPKGQVVTLIGSNGAGKTTTMRALSGMIKPRAGSIKLNGREIGGLESHDVARTGLAHSPEGRRVFPTLSVEDNLTLGAFPRLTGSRPKGDVNADRERAYTLFPRLRERRTQLAGTLSGGEQQMLAMGRALMLRPDILLLDEPSMGLAPKLVEEVFRIIRRLKEEQVTMLLVEQFAMAALGVADHAYVLENGRIRFQGPAAQLRNDPQVRAAYLGGGH; from the coding sequence ATGCTCGATGTCAGCGGCCTGTCGGCCGGCTACGGCCAGATCGAGGTCCTTCACGGCCTCACCTTCACGGTCCCGAAGGGCCAGGTCGTCACCCTGATCGGCTCCAACGGGGCCGGCAAGACCACGACGATGCGGGCCTTGTCGGGCATGATCAAGCCGCGCGCCGGCTCGATCAAGCTCAACGGCCGCGAGATCGGCGGCCTGGAGAGCCACGACGTCGCCCGCACCGGGCTCGCCCACTCGCCCGAGGGGCGGCGGGTCTTCCCGACCCTCTCGGTCGAGGACAACCTGACGCTCGGCGCCTTCCCGCGCCTGACCGGATCGCGGCCGAAGGGCGACGTCAACGCCGACCGGGAGCGGGCCTACACCCTGTTCCCGCGGCTGCGCGAGCGCCGCACCCAGCTCGCCGGCACGCTCTCCGGCGGCGAGCAGCAGATGCTCGCCATGGGCCGGGCGCTGATGCTGCGCCCGGACATCCTGCTCCTCGACGAGCCCTCGATGGGCCTCGCGCCGAAGCTGGTGGAGGAGGTGTTCCGCATCATCCGCCGGCTGAAAGAAGAGCAGGTGACGATGCTGCTGGTCGAGCAGTTCGCCATGGCGGCGCTGGGCGTGGCCGACCACGCCTACGTGCTCGAGAACGGCCGCATCCGCTTCCAGGGCCCGGCGGCGCAGCTGCGCAACGATCCGCAGGTGCGGGCGGCGTATCTCGGCGGCGGCCACTGA
- a CDS encoding branched-chain amino acid ABC transporter ATP-binding protein/permease: MAQPASAPALARQTAPPVPQAGLGRFVGLLGAVCLVVFLAAFPHVVTSQYYIHLLVVIAIYAILILGLDIVVGYTGQVSLGHAGLFGIGAYAAAVLFLKFKLGLWVGLVAGIGVTAAFGLLLAIPALRVSGPYLAMVTLAFGTIIQIFINEMTDLTNGPLGITLPPARVLDFSLIGMQAPWGAAGRKLEFYYLVCACLLATIVVVNRVVRSPFGRAFEALRDSPIACDCMGVSVYRYKVYAFVISAALAGLAGALFAWSERYVAPNSYGFELTVLFLLAVTMGGRKSRAGPLIGAAIIVMMPNILADISLVRIMAGIIAALAVVVVGLAFLRRKDNRMSLLIPGALCLAFFPATLAMESVTDFRLTVFGLMILFVVYYLPDGIVGFLREKLPFLRPSHTGATQELAASGDALIRQGGRSGADPLLKVERAVMQFGGLKALNEVDLAVRPGTIHGLIGPNGSGKSTMMNVLTGIYKPTAGGVSLATGTDAARRLDGRTPSEIALSGVARTFQNVQLFREMTALENVLVGLHHSFQGTLFDAILGTPRRRREEREARARAMAILDFVGLGSLAQVEARNLPYGKQRLLEIGRALALDPVLLLLDEPAAGLTAPDIAELTAIIRKIRDAGITVILIEHHMDVVMGLCDRVSVLDFGHKIAEGGAREVQSDPKVIEAYLGSPVADAAE; the protein is encoded by the coding sequence ATGGCGCAGCCCGCCTCCGCGCCGGCCCTTGCCCGGCAAACCGCCCCGCCGGTGCCTCAAGCCGGGCTCGGCCGCTTCGTCGGCCTCCTCGGGGCCGTGTGCCTCGTGGTGTTCCTCGCGGCGTTCCCGCACGTCGTCACCAGCCAGTACTATATCCACCTGCTGGTGGTGATCGCGATCTACGCGATCCTGATCCTCGGCCTCGACATCGTGGTCGGCTATACCGGCCAGGTCTCGCTGGGACATGCCGGCCTGTTCGGCATCGGCGCCTACGCGGCGGCCGTGCTGTTCCTCAAGTTCAAGCTCGGGCTGTGGGTCGGGCTCGTCGCCGGCATCGGCGTCACGGCCGCCTTCGGCCTGCTGCTGGCGATCCCGGCCTTGCGGGTCAGCGGGCCGTACCTCGCCATGGTGACGCTGGCCTTCGGCACCATCATCCAGATCTTCATCAACGAGATGACGGACCTGACCAACGGGCCCCTCGGCATCACCCTGCCGCCGGCCCGGGTCCTCGACTTCTCGCTGATCGGCATGCAGGCGCCCTGGGGAGCCGCCGGCCGCAAGCTCGAATTCTACTACCTCGTCTGCGCCTGCCTGCTCGCCACCATCGTGGTGGTCAACCGGGTGGTCCGGTCGCCCTTCGGCCGCGCCTTCGAGGCCCTGCGCGATTCGCCGATCGCCTGCGACTGCATGGGCGTCAGCGTCTACCGCTACAAGGTCTACGCCTTCGTGATCTCGGCCGCGCTCGCGGGTCTGGCCGGCGCGCTCTTCGCCTGGTCGGAGCGCTACGTCGCGCCGAATTCCTACGGCTTCGAGCTGACGGTGCTGTTCCTGCTCGCCGTCACCATGGGCGGGCGCAAGTCGCGGGCAGGCCCCCTGATCGGCGCCGCGATCATCGTGATGATGCCGAACATCCTGGCCGATATCAGCCTGGTGCGGATCATGGCCGGCATCATCGCCGCGCTCGCCGTGGTCGTTGTCGGCCTCGCCTTCCTGCGCCGCAAGGACAACCGGATGAGCCTGCTCATCCCGGGCGCGCTCTGCCTCGCCTTCTTCCCGGCGACGCTGGCGATGGAATCGGTCACCGACTTCCGCCTCACCGTCTTCGGCCTGATGATCCTGTTCGTGGTCTATTACCTGCCGGACGGCATCGTCGGCTTCCTGCGGGAGAAGCTGCCCTTCCTGCGCCCGTCCCATACGGGAGCGACCCAGGAGCTCGCGGCCTCCGGCGATGCGCTGATCCGCCAGGGCGGCCGCTCCGGTGCCGACCCGCTGCTCAAGGTCGAGCGCGCGGTGATGCAGTTCGGCGGCCTCAAGGCCCTCAACGAGGTCGATCTCGCGGTGCGGCCGGGCACGATCCACGGCCTGATCGGGCCGAACGGCTCGGGCAAGAGCACGATGATGAACGTGCTCACCGGCATCTACAAGCCGACCGCCGGCGGCGTCTCGCTCGCCACCGGCACGGATGCCGCAAGACGCCTCGACGGCCGTACGCCCTCCGAGATCGCGCTGTCGGGCGTCGCCCGCACCTTCCAGAACGTCCAGCTCTTCCGCGAGATGACGGCGCTCGAGAACGTGCTGGTCGGCCTGCACCACAGCTTCCAGGGAACCCTGTTCGACGCGATCCTCGGCACGCCGCGCCGCCGGCGCGAGGAGCGCGAGGCCCGCGCCCGCGCCATGGCGATCCTGGACTTCGTCGGCCTCGGCTCGCTCGCCCAGGTCGAGGCGCGCAACCTTCCTTACGGCAAGCAGCGCCTCCTCGAGATCGGCCGGGCGCTCGCGCTCGACCCCGTCCTGCTCCTCCTCGACGAGCCGGCGGCGGGCCTCACCGCCCCGGACATCGCCGAACTGACCGCCATCATCCGCAAGATCCGCGACGCCGGCATCACGGTGATCCTGATCGAGCACCACATGGACGTGGTGATGGGCCTGTGCGACCGCGTCAGCGTGCTCGATTTCGGCCACAAGATCGCCGAGGGCGGCGCCCGCGAGGTCCAGTCCGACCCCAAGGTCATCGAAGCCTATCTCGGCAGCCCGGTTGCCGACGCCGCGGAGTAG
- a CDS encoding branched-chain amino acid ABC transporter permease produces the protein MQIFLQLVASGVAVGMIYAAIAFGYQLTFATSKTLNFGQGEALMLGALFGLTLVPFTGYWLMLPLVLVFGFALGAVVERLGVRPAVKIKSEYGWIMATIALGIIFKNVAENIWGRDDLKFPSPLPEEAITFGGVRVLPMELMIVAGALLMMLAVELFNRRSIWGKAVVATSNDIDAAGLMGINTQKVITLSYSISAMTAAFAGVLVAPVTLTGATMGSVLALKAFAVAIIGGLESGLGVIVGGLILGVAETLTGFYISTGYKDVPGLILLLAVLAVRPVGLFGKAVIKKV, from the coding sequence ATGCAGATCTTCCTTCAGCTCGTGGCGAGCGGCGTCGCCGTCGGCATGATCTACGCCGCGATCGCGTTCGGCTACCAGCTCACCTTCGCGACCTCGAAGACCCTGAATTTCGGCCAGGGCGAGGCGCTGATGCTCGGCGCCCTGTTCGGCCTGACGCTGGTGCCGTTCACCGGCTACTGGCTGATGCTGCCGCTGGTCCTCGTCTTCGGCTTCGCGCTCGGCGCGGTGGTCGAGCGCCTCGGCGTGCGCCCCGCCGTGAAGATCAAGTCCGAGTACGGGTGGATCATGGCCACCATCGCGCTCGGCATCATCTTCAAGAACGTCGCCGAGAACATCTGGGGCCGCGACGACCTCAAGTTCCCCTCGCCGCTGCCGGAAGAGGCCATCACCTTCGGCGGCGTCCGGGTGCTGCCGATGGAATTGATGATCGTCGCCGGCGCGCTGCTGATGATGCTCGCGGTCGAGCTGTTCAACCGCCGCTCGATCTGGGGCAAGGCGGTGGTGGCGACCTCGAACGACATCGACGCCGCCGGGCTCATGGGCATCAACACCCAGAAGGTCATCACCCTGTCCTATTCGATCAGCGCCATGACGGCGGCGTTCGCCGGCGTGCTCGTCGCCCCGGTCACCCTCACGGGGGCCACGATGGGCTCGGTGCTGGCGCTCAAGGCCTTCGCGGTGGCGATCATCGGCGGCCTCGAATCCGGCCTCGGCGTGATCGTCGGCGGGCTGATCCTCGGCGTCGCCGAGACGCTCACCGGCTTCTACATCTCGACCGGCTACAAGGACGTGCCGGGCCTGATCCTGCTGCTCGCCGTGCTCGCGGTGCGCCCGGTCGGCCTGTTCGGCAAGGCCGTGATCAAGAAGGTCTGA
- a CDS encoding ABC transporter substrate-binding protein — protein sequence MRSSLTALAAALACATAFAAPALAADPIKIGVTGPYTGGSSSMGVSMRDGVRLAAEEINKNGGVLGRQLQLVERDDEGKNEVGAQVAQELVNKEKVVATLGFINTGVALAAQRFYQEAEIPVINNVATGTIITNQFNPPDYDNNYVFRTSAYDVLQAGMMADEAIAQGYKKIAILADSTNYGQLGREDLEKYLKAKGVKPVAVEKFNIKDVDMTAQLLKSQAAGADVILAYGIGPELAQIANGMAKLGWKVPMITSWPASMQSFIDIAGTNGNGVIMPQTFIEDKTLPKRKSFLDGYYATFKVNKIPTPVAGAQGYDSVYLLAAAIKQAGSTSGPKVRAALEDLNSKVEGVVTTYDKPFTPKDHNAISRNMVVFGKVQDGKIVYAKDEDAKNAGVVRVKEKASN from the coding sequence ATGCGCTCATCCCTGACCGCGCTCGCGGCCGCGCTCGCCTGCGCAACCGCCTTCGCGGCCCCGGCCCTGGCGGCCGACCCGATCAAGATCGGGGTGACCGGCCCCTATACGGGCGGCTCGTCCTCAATGGGCGTGTCGATGCGCGACGGCGTGCGGCTCGCCGCCGAAGAGATCAACAAGAATGGCGGCGTGCTCGGGCGCCAGCTCCAGCTCGTGGAGCGCGACGACGAGGGCAAGAACGAGGTCGGCGCCCAGGTCGCCCAGGAGCTGGTGAACAAGGAGAAGGTGGTCGCCACCCTCGGCTTCATCAACACCGGCGTGGCTCTGGCCGCCCAGCGCTTCTACCAGGAAGCCGAGATCCCGGTGATCAACAACGTCGCCACCGGCACGATCATCACCAACCAGTTCAATCCGCCGGATTACGACAACAACTACGTCTTCCGCACCTCGGCCTACGACGTGCTGCAGGCCGGCATGATGGCCGACGAGGCGATCGCCCAGGGCTACAAGAAGATCGCGATCCTGGCCGATTCGACCAATTACGGCCAGCTCGGCCGCGAGGACCTCGAGAAGTATCTCAAGGCCAAGGGCGTAAAGCCTGTCGCGGTGGAGAAGTTCAACATCAAGGACGTCGACATGACGGCCCAGCTGTTGAAGTCGCAGGCCGCCGGCGCGGACGTGATCCTGGCCTACGGCATCGGCCCGGAACTGGCGCAGATCGCCAACGGCATGGCCAAGCTCGGCTGGAAGGTGCCGATGATCACCTCGTGGCCGGCCTCGATGCAGAGCTTCATCGATATCGCCGGCACCAACGGCAACGGCGTGATCATGCCCCAGACATTCATCGAGGATAAGACGCTGCCGAAGCGCAAGTCCTTCCTCGACGGGTACTACGCCACCTTCAAGGTCAACAAGATCCCGACCCCGGTGGCGGGCGCGCAGGGCTACGATTCGGTGTACCTGCTGGCGGCCGCGATCAAGCAGGCCGGCTCCACCAGCGGCCCGAAGGTGCGCGCCGCCCTCGAGGACCTGAACAGCAAGGTCGAGGGCGTGGTCACGACCTACGACAAGCCGTTCACCCCTAAGGACCACAACGCCATCAGCCGCAACATGGTGGTGTTCGGCAAGGTGCAGGACGGCAAGATCGTCTACGCCAAGGACGAGGACGCCAAGAATGCCGGCGTCGTCCGCGTCAAGGAGAAAGCCTCGAACTGA